AATGTTCGATCATATGTATCAGCCAAAGTAAACGCACGCCCTTGGTGGATATTCTTGTTGAAATCTTGTGTCGTTCTTGCAGGGGCGCGCCATATTTGCTAGTGGAAGCCCGTTCGACTCTGTAGAGTACAATGGGAAACTTTTCGTCCCTGGCCAGGCGAACAACGCTTACATATTCCCCGGGTTTGGTTTAGGTTTGATCATGTCCGGGACGATAAGGATACACGATGACTTGCTATTAGCAGCCTGTGAGTCTTTGTAAAAATCAACCCTTTGTTTGCATTACAATATTTTCAATCAGCTGATCTTGGTCTCTTGCCTTTTACCTGCAGCTGAAGCTTTGGCAGCTCAAGTGACAGAGGAGAACTACGCGAAAGGACTGATATACCCCCCATTCACGAATATTAGAAAGATCTCCGCTCATATTGCAGCTACGGTAGCTGCCAAGGCATACGAACTTGGTAAGTCCTTTACTGCGAAATGACTCTCAGATCGTGTTTCATGTCACCAATACATTATAACTTAACTCTTAGCTATCGACACAAAACCTTGGTAACAACTAAATGCCCCCCTTGTAGGTTTGGCTTCGCGTCTTCCCCGACCCACAGATCTTGTCAAGTTTGCAGAGAGCTGTATGTACACCCCAGTCTACGGAAGCTATCGCTAACCGGATCCCTAGATTTGGCCTTCCATCTcctatttttttgtaattcttTGTCATATTGGATTGTTCTGTTTCTGTAGTCCTTTTAAATTGTTTCACCAATAGGCTTGTTCTGTAATCTTGGTTTTTATTATATGTACCGATTCTGGATTAGTAAATGGCAAAGTACTTTGAGATTTTTTGTCTAGTATCTTGAATTATACAAACACTTCATCAATTTGTTTTAAAAGCTATACTTCTAACAAGAATAAAAATTTCAGAAATTTAAAAAGTTCACAAtattaattttccaaaaatgtacattaaaaaaatcaaatatgttGTGGTTGGAAAAAGAGTAAACTCACAAGTCACAATATTTATGCGAAAGAATTTGAGCGTCTGAGCCTCAAAACTGTATGTAAGAAGCAAATCAAGACAATGAAATATATGGTCAATATTTGCACAGCAGATACGCAGATGAAAATATATTATATCACTAAAACCTATTCATTATACATATGCATATGTATATATCACAATCTATAAATTCCATGATTCCATCTACACACCATCATCCAAAGTTGTCCAAACCCCTTTTCCTGTAAACCATTATAGTATAACATATAGGTGTTTATCTGCATGAAAGATTTGTCGATGGATGCAAGAGTCTCGTGGAGTCATTACCTCACCAGGAAATACCCAATTTCCACACAGCAGAGCTGTTTCTAGAGCGTCTCGTCCACCACTTGTGAACTCCTTAGCCCCCAGAATGCCTGAGGCCTCATTTTCTTCTTTGTAGCGGAGAAGTACCAACCCATTTGCGATCCACACATTATGCATTCAGCAACTGACCATGCGTAACTGCAGccacaataataataataaaaaaagataatatctcaacaaatgcacaaaaaaattcatgatttatgCGTAGAGGACTTAGAATACTAAAACTGCTAAGAACTTGgtatataattgaatttttaaaCATAAAGTTAAAATACTATGTGTTGTAGATGACAATTGAGGAAATATCAGCACTTTAGCTTGTTAAATGTGGCAACAAATATTCAGATCCAAAGTGAAAAACTGGGTATAGTTCAAATGGCAATATGTTTTCATTCTACATTGAATAACTGAAATAAGTGAGAAAAACACATGGTTTTTGcagcaaaaattaaaaagtacttGTACACATTAAAAAATGAGATGGTATCTAAACTGCTAAAGGTAAATGAAATTTTACCCTGGAAACCAGCTATATTCTTTTACGGGAGGCCCTGTTACTGCTATTCCATCTGTCCTGGTGAGAGTAATCACCTCATGCACGTAACCACCAGGATTGGCATAAGCACCAAGTGGACCATCACTAGACATCACTAACATGTTACTTCTCTTTGCAATGAGAGTCTACAAATAGCATAAAAAATGTCATCTTATCTGAACAAGGGCCTCTAATTCACATAATACAACTATCAAGacatactttccaaaattaccTGACAAGTTTTACAACGAATTTTATCGAAACTTTCCAGCAACTCAATCTCTTTCCGCAGTCTATAAGTTGTTCCATCAATCTCCAGGAGTTCTTGCCTTGCTGTATCAGATATTGGAATTTTACTAGCAATATGGAATGAAAGAAGATCTGGTTTAATCACAAGGCTGTCCAAATTAGGGGATTTAACAACCTCTTTCCAGCGATCTGCAAATATAAAAATCCAAATAATTCAATTTCTTAAAGACTATCTTTCTACGCAAGAGTATAGATCACCACTCGTAGTTTTTGATAATATAACAAAATATTACTCCTGCCTCCTGCTGCTATTGCCTATGCAGAGTACATGCACTAAAAACTCAAGACCACCTTACCTGCTGCCTTCCTCGCAAGTACATAGGAGTCATACATGCGATAGACCCAACTGGGCCAGAAGGCTCTTGGAACATCACGAAATCGAGCTATGGAGTGCTTTCCCCATCCTACCCTGTTAGAAGGTTGCTTGTACAAAAACAACCTCTTCCCAACTCCAGCACTGTCATCAGCTTTCTGTTTGTTGAGTCCTAACCGCACTGGTCTTGTATGGTTGTCTAACGGAGATCTTTCTGATTGGCATTCATAAAATTCCTCAGATCTTTCATCGTCGCTACTTATGGATTCATCATATACCTCAGAACTATGAGAAGATACAAGAGCATATTGATGCGGCCTTCTTTCTGTTGCTGAAACTTCCCTTTCATAACTTCCCTCTGACATCACATCAGAATCATTTCCTTCCTCACAGCTGTGACGAGTAGATGACATACTATTTGCCTGAGAATTTCTTAATGGAGCCAGTTTACCAGCAACTTCCCGTGGTGTTCTTAATGGCACATCTTCCTGAATGATATGAACCTCCCCACAAAGCTATTTTGGAAACAGCAGCATAATAGAAAGTTAATAGCAAGAAGACAAAACATACTTTAATTTCTTATAGCACCCACCGATCCTTCTACATCAATCCAACGACGCTTCAGGCGAAAGCGCTGCTGTCCACGGGCAACAATATTTACAGAGCCATCTTCCAGCCTCCTATATTGCCGAATCTGTTATTAAGCTAGTTAGAattattcacaaaataaaaccaacaAAATAAAACTAGACTGAAGGTCTCTACTGTGCTTATAAACTGATATAAGAAATTGATAGTCTATGTTGTGACAGCTGCTCAGCGCAATACTATGAGTCGATTGCAATCTACAAGAAGCACTTAGAGCACATATTTAAGTGtaataaaagattacaaaaaTGTTCATTTCATTAGGAAAGCACCAGGAGAGGAATGACAGGCAATGCAAGATAAACTGTCTACATAAACTTGAGAAACACTCCTATTATCTAAGGATAGATAAAAACTTGTGATCAGCCTAGTTAGAGGCATCCTTCCAGAAATCAGCCACATTTGGTTCTAGGGATCTAGTAGATGGACAGACTAACAGCTATCTATGATCATCTTAGTAAGAATTTCCAACAAATGAATAATTGTGTATGTACATTATTAGCTGATGATTAATTTAACATCTCAATGATATTTAATATATTGCATATGGTATATGTTTCATCTATTGAATTACGGACACCATAGATATAAATGACATAATAGGAATATATGTATCAATCATCCACAATCAAAGAGAAGAATAAACAAAGAGTTCCACTTTGTACCTCTGCAGTAGTGCCAGTTGTTGAAAGTCGTACCCTACCATTGTTGGGATCCCTAAATACACGAACCTGAAAGACAAAGCTGACATAATGATAATTATACTACATTTTGTACGTTAAACTACAGTGTATGCACACGGAggaaacaaaacgcacataccACACCAATTGTATTACGAGCATCAGCTTCTCCCATTGCTCTCTCTACACCAGCTATCAAATTAGGAACAACAACTCTAAGGGGAAGTGTTGCCTCAGGAAATAAAACAACACCTGTAAAAGAGAGGTAAAAAAATATAACTCAGAAGTCAAATGAATGGAGTGTAGCTGTATATTAGCTAGATACACCCACAGGCAAGTATGTGCTGCCCTTTGAATGGAAGTATATAAATACACATATAATATATACATTATCGAACACAGTACACAGTTTTTTTATTAGCAAAGTGATAATAGTTCttgtatttttaaaaagacAACCCTCTGCTATACCTTTGAAATTGAGAATGAGACCATCTGCCAGAGAAGGTTATACATAATATCCAAGCAGATAATTTCAGCAGACGTTTGACATCTGACCATTGCACAAAgcaaatgacaaaataacagaACATTAATAAGAATGCATCACTTTGCATTAGACAAAGTACCTTCAAGATAAAATAGGGGAAGGATCAGCACAGCACCACCATCCAGAAATGCCAGCCTACTGTGAGTGTCTTCAACATCTGATATGAAATGATTAGTTAGTCAGAGATAGAgcatttcatttttcttttcaagtAAACTAGATGAAAAAAATGATTAGGAATATTAGCAAAAGGTGACCTACCACCAAGATACGAATGCAACGTAACTAAGGAGGTATCATATGTATATTCACCAGACGCAGAAGTTCCTGCAGCGACGCGATGACTACAAAAGCCCAATGGAATGAAAAAAAGGATTAGTTAATTAAACAACATTGTTCACACTAGAAATCATTGCTTCGCTATTCTTTTCTATACCAATTGTAAAATGCTAACAtctacaaaaattgaaaaattgtcCAGTTAGCTTAACCTCAAAGAGCCGCCATATCAATCCAAATTAAGCTAAGTTTCAACTTGCTCATGTAGAGATCCAATGCATtaaacacatacacacatacacCAAAAACCAACACGAGTTCTCCGCTAATTACCTCCATGGCTGCAAATAACATACATAAACAACACATCCAAATAATTAAAAGCTTATCGGCGTTAAAAACCCTAAATCCAGCACCGCCAATTCCCGCCTTCGCTAGAAACAGGCAAAATTAGCAAGCAATAAATTGAGCTTATTGCTCAACCACGCATCATACCCAATATTTCCCCAAACCGAATGTCAAAGCAACCAGAAAAGAAATAGACGTAAAAGTTAAAACAAACTACAGAAAATGCTAAAATCCTCTTGAAACAGAAATGAATCGAAGACTGACTACTCATCGTCAGACAATTCCTCTTCCTCCACTTCTTCGACTTCCAATTCTTCGTCTTCGAGCTCCATAATCTGCTCGATCTGTAGCCTCTCGTTCTCGGAGATGGAGTCATTTTCCATAGGATTATTCTCTATCCAACTCCGATGGTTCATGCTTGTTTTTGCGGGAAAAATTAATACTGCTTAAAAGAAAATGGGAGTTTTGCCGGTGTGTTTCCTGCAGCTATGGATGATCATGACTGCTCACCATTTTACACATCATATCAAAAattgttttaatataaaaaatttctaattcgggattttttttttataatttagttAGGAGACGCATTAGAGCATCCAACGGTGGTGGCCCAACCCGCGTccgtcctcgccgctggcactgacgtgtctcgccgccgctgcgctcacGCCGATGGCACggatcgagcagcgccgtgccagcgagcaggacacgtggcgctttgaattttttttaattaaaaatcagttttttattaaaaaaaacgattaaaaataaaaaaattcacttctcaaaaaaaatatatccgtttattaccgttttttaccactttttaatttttattttttttccccaaaaatacacactttcatctataactaccctcactttcacacccaaaaattcacatcaaaccacacaattctcatcttcattctaccatatccattctcatatTCTcttatatccattttcatcttcattctctcataccctacaacataacaatgttcgaccaaggcgatgaccacccgccctctcacggttgaaaccccgaatggttcggttcacaaccgttttctagtccgaaaacggaatattcggcccctcttcaaacccaagattcgggcgttccgggtggctaccggtcATACCCAATCGAcaaccaaggtgcctccgaagggcgataccGGTGGACActggagcctaggccgaccgccccctcccaaactccgcctcctcctactcgcggtgtccgcacaccgtacactccggcggagatggataaattgttcaaggcgtacttggaaatctccgaagatgcggtggttggcacgaaccaatccggcgatcacttttggtggcacgtctctcgccggtacaatgaaaaccggccgccgagaacgatcgagcgcaacgagagtatggtgcgcaactccatcagccgagccaacgaagaaattggcaagttcaatggctatttcctccaagagatgcggaatgccgggagcggccggagcgaggtcgacatcatcactgccgcgctgagcacctaccaatccatgaacgacaagtcgttcaagtacctcaatgtttggcaggaCACGCGGACGCaaccgaagtatatgggaggcgtaacatcctcctctagcggctcctccaaacggtcaaggtcggtatccctatccgacgccggcttcgaagaagtggctagccaactcgtcGGGGCTACCCCGGACCAAGTGGTTCCCGatgccgaccgcaaggaaggaagaatgcggcggccgaccgccgttgcgccgcgactccatctgccctcGCTCCCAAACCCgctccctatgcgccacctccacccccgaacaactcgctgtggatgctcttaggccaactcaatatggccgataggtcaactatgacccccacgcaacttcaaacgcacgagaccatgatattgggtctccaaaaacaatttgggttagtgccgccggatgagtagtcttcctcgggtaatattagccaataattatgtaatttttaatttttagtattttaattatgttatttttaatttttaagattttaattatgtcttttttattttatttgtaatttgtaatatttattgtggttttttaatgaattttaatattatggaaatgtttttgtttaattgaattttaaattgaattgtgctcgtccttgcggaagagcacgtgttgtgctcttgccagagagcaggcatgaatagtggcgccgggcccacaaccgtgctcgctggcaagagcacgattgtggatgctcttaagtcAGTCCCAACTCGCCATATACCAATTTATTGCCCTCCACGTctatttttttaacaaatagtagtactatattgtacatttctttttaattttttgtttctgtatattaataaaatagcaaaataaaatatcaaaatgcCACAAATTAACGACAAAGCTTACATtgcttaatttaaaaaataagttaCAAAAAGGAATATTTTGAGTAACTACATTGTTCAAAACCGCCAGGATTCATCTTTGAATTACTAGTGATTGAGAAAATGAG
This sequence is a window from Salvia splendens isolate huo1 chromosome 5, SspV2, whole genome shotgun sequence. Protein-coding genes within it:
- the LOC121802061 gene encoding uncharacterized protein LOC121802061, which gives rise to MNHRSWIENNPMENDSISENERLQIEQIMELEDEELEVEEVEEEELSDDEYHRVAAGTSASGEYTYDTSLVTLHSYLGDVEDTHSRLAFLDGGAVLILPLFYLEGVVLFPEATLPLRVVVPNLIAGVERAMGEADARNTIGVVRVFRDPNNGRVRLSTTGTTAEIRQYRRLEDGSVNIVARGQQRFRLKRRWIDVEGSLCGEVHIIQEDVPLRTPREVAGKLAPLRNSQANSMSSTRHSCEEGNDSDVMSEGSYEREVSATERRPHQYALVSSHSSEVYDESISSDDERSEEFYECQSERSPLDNHTRPVRLGLNKQKADDSAGVGKRLFLYKQPSNRVGWGKHSIARFRDVPRAFWPSWVYRMYDSYVLARKAADRWKEVVKSPNLDSLVIKPDLLSFHIASKIPISDTARQELLEIDGTTYRLRKEIELLESFDKIRCKTCQTLIAKRSNMLVMSSDGPLGAYANPGGYVHEVITLTRTDGIAVTGPPVKEYSWFPGYAWSVAECIMCGSQMGWYFSATKKKMRPQAFWGLRSSQVVDETL